The genomic interval GACACATGCCCATCGCAACCCCTGAGGTCTACAGCGAGATGCTCGACCGGGCAAAGGCAGGCAAGTTCGCCTACCCGGCCATCAACGTGACCTCGACCCAGACCCTGCACGCTGCGCTGCGCGGCTTCGCGGAGGCGGAGAGCGACGGCATCATCCAGATCTCGACGGGTGGTGCGGAGTTCCTCGGCGGTCAGTTCAGCAAGGAGATGGTCACGGGGTCCGTGGCCCTGGCCGAGTTCGCGCACATCGTCGCCGAGAAGTACCCGGTCACGGTCGCCCTGCACACGGACCACTGCCCGAAGGACAAGCTCGACGGGTACGTACGTCCGCTGATCGCCGTCTCCGAGGAGCGCGTGAAGGCCGGCCGCAACCCGCTGTTCCAGTCCCACATGTGGGACGGGTCGGCGGAGACCCTCGCCGACAACCTGTCCATCGCGCAGGAGCTGCTGGCCCGCGCCGCCGCCGCGAAGATCATCCTTGAGGTCGAGATCACGCCGACGGGTGGGGAAGAGGACGGCGTCTCCCACGAGATCAACGACTCCCTCTACACCACCGTCGACGACGCCCTGCGTACGGTCGAGGCCCTCGGCCTCGGTGAGAAGGGCCGCTACCTGCTGGCCGCGTCCTTCGGCAACGTCCACGGTGTGTACAAGCCGGGCAACGTCGTCCTGCGCCCCGACCTCCTCAAGGAGCTGAACGAGGGCGTCGCCGCCAAGTACGGCAGGCCGGCCGGCTCCCAGCCGTTCGACTTCGTCTTCCACGGCGGCTCCGGCTCCTCGGCGGAGGAGATCGCCACCGCGCTGGAGAACGGCGTCGTGAAGATGAACCTCGACACGGACACGCAGTACGCGTTCACGCGTCCCGTCGCCGACCACATGTTCCGCAACTACGACGGCGTCCTGAAGGTCGACGGCGAGGTCGGCTCCAAGTCGACGTACGACCCGCGTACGTGGGGCAAGCTGGCCGAGGCGAGCATGGCCGCGCGTGTCGTCGTGGCCACGCAGGACCTGCGGTCGGCGGGCACGAAGATCAAGTAGCCCACCGGGCCTTCCCTTCGGTGGTTCCGCGAGCTCGGCGTCTGTCTACGGCGCCGGGCTCGCTGTATACCTGGGGCATGTCCGACGTGCGACTCTCCTCACCCCAGGGCAGGTGGATCCTCCTCACCACCGTCCTCGGCTCCAGCATGGCCCTGCTGGACTCGACCGTCGTGAACGTCGCGCTGCCTCGCATCGGCCGCGACCTCGACGCCGATCTGGCCGCCCTTCAGTGGACGGTCAACGCGTACATGCTGACGCTGGCCGGGCTGATCCTGCTGGGCGGTTCGCTCGGCGACCGGTACGGCCGACGCAAGGTCTTCGTGATCGGGGTGGTGTGGTTCGCCGTCGCCTCCCTGCTCTGCGGCCTCGCCCCGAACGCCGGCGTCCTCGTCGCCGCCCGCGCGTTGCAGGGCATCGGCGGCGCGCTCCTGACCCCCGGCTCCCTCGCCCTCATCCAGGCCTCCTTCCACCCCGACGACCGGGGGCGGGCGGTCGGGCTGTGGTCCGGCTTCGGGGGCATCGGCGCGGCCGTCGGGCCGTTCCTGGGCGGCTGGCTGGTGGACGGCCCGGGGTGGCGGTGGGTCTTCCTGCTCAACGTCCCGGTGGCGCTGCTCTGCGCCCCCATCGCCGTACGCCATGTCCCCGAGTCCGGCGACGGCCGTACGCGGCACGGGCGCTTCGACGTCCTCGGCGCGGTCCTGGGGGCCCTGGCGCTCGCCCTGGTGACGTACGCGCTGATCGAGGCCAGGTCCGGTTCCGTGTTCGTCGTCCTCGTGGCGGTGGTGGGGGTCGCCGTGGGCGTGGCCTTCGTGTACGTCGAGCGGCGGCGGGCCGAGGACGCGATGATGCCGCTGGACATCTTCGCCTCGCGCCAGTTCACGGCCGTCAACCTGGTCACCCTGTGCGTGTACGCGGCCTTCGGCGGCTTCTTCTTCCTCTCCGCGCTCCAGCTCCAGGTGGTGGCCGGGTTCTCGGCCCTGGGCGCCGGTACGGCCCTGCTGCCGACGACCGCCCTGATGCTGCTGCTGTCGGCACGCTCGGGTGAACTGGCGGAGCGGATCGGCCCGCGCGTGCCGCTGACGGTGGGACCGCTGCTGTGTGCGGCCGGGATGCTGCTGATGCTGCGGGTGGGTCCTGGGGCGTCGTACGTCGCTGATGTGCTGCCCGCCGTGCTGGTGCTCGGGCTGGGCATGGTGACGCTGGTCGCGCCCCTCACGTCCAGCGTGCTGGCGTCGGTCGGCACCGAGCGGGCGGGGCTGGCGAGCGGGGTCAACAACGCGGCGGCGCGAGCGGCGGGGCTGGTGGCGGTGGCGGCGTTGCCGCTGGTCACGGGGATGGGCGCGGAGGCGTACCGGTCGGGGGCGCTGTTCGACGAGGCGTTCGGGCGGGCGATGGTCGTGTGTGCGGGGATTTTGGTGGTGGGGTCGGTGGTGGCGTTCGTGACGGTGCGGAGGCCGGGGGTGGGGTGTGCGGCTCCGGAGTGCCGGACGCACGGCTGCGTCACGGCTCCGCCGCTGGAGGGGGTGGGGGCGGTGGAGGAGGGTGAGGGTGACCGTCCTCTGGGGGCTGTGCCCCCAGGCCCCCCTTCGGCCTGAACGGCCTCGTCCTCAAACGCCGGACGGGCTGGAGGTGCCGGCCCGGATGGAGGTGCGGCCCGGCGCGAAGCAAAGGTTCCCCGATACCCCAGACTGGAACCCATGAGCCTTCACGAAAACCTGCTCGGCGGTCCGCCCCCCACCCACCTTCCCGACTACCCCGAGCCCCGCGAGCTTCTCGCGGGCGGCACCGCTCCCGCCGATGTCGCCGCGAAGTACCCCACCTCCTCCCTCGCCTGGGCCCAGCTCGCCGACGACGCGTTCGAGCGTGGCAGCGTCGTGGAGTCGTACGCCTACGCCCGTACCGGCTACCACCGCGGCCTCGACTCCCTGCGCCGCGCCGGCTGGAAGGGGCACGGCCCGGTGCCGTGGGAGCACGAGCCGAACCGTGGCTTCCTGCGGGCCCTGCACGCCCTCGCCCGCGCCGCCGGTTCCATCGGCGAGCAGGAGGAGTACGAGCGCTGCACCCAGTTCCTGAAGGACTCCTCCCCGACCGCGGCCCAGACGCTCGGCCAGTAGTCACCTGCCTGTCAGCCAGCTGTCCGTAGCGCGAGACCCGTCTGTGATGGTGAACAGGCGGGCCTTGCGCGTTCAGGGCACGATTGTGTTGAATGCCCCGGGGACCGGGGCCCCCGTGTCGGAATTCGGCAGGGGCGGACCGCTACCCTGAGTACAACAGGAGACAGCGATGTCCCTCCAGGCCCAGCCCCCCGAGGCTTCGGAGCCCGAGACCCCGCATCTCGACTTCGCCGGTACCACCCCGTACGAGGACTACGTCCAGGCCGACGTCCTCACCCACCTCCAGCACACCCTCTCCGACGACCCCGGCGAGATGGTCTTCCTGGTGACGACCCAGGTCATGGAGTTGTGGTTCACGGTCATCGTGCACGAGTGGGAGACCGCCGCGAAGGCTCTGCGCGGCGACGACGTGCCCACCGCCGTCGCCGCCCTCAAGCGTTCCGTGCGTGAGCTGGAGGCGCTGAACGCCTCGTGGCGCCCCCTCGCCCAGCTCACCCCCGCCCAGTTCAACTCGTACCGCGCCGCCCTCGGTGAGGGCTCCGGGTTCCAGTCCGCGATGTACCGGCGGATGGAGTTCCTGCTCGGCGACAAGTCCGCGTCGATGCTCGTACCGCACCGCGCCGCTCCCCGTGTGTACGCCGAGTTGGAGAAGGCGCTGCACGAACCGAGCCTGTACGACGAGGTGTTGAGGCTGCTCGACCGGCGCGGGTACGCCGTCCCGGACGCTGTCCTGTCCCGGGACGTGTCCCAGCGGTACGAGCCCTCGGCCGAGGTCGAGGCCACCTGGACCGCCCTCTACTCCGGTGACCCGGAGGCCGAACTCGCCCGTCTCGGTGAGGCGTTGACGAACGTCGCCGAGCTGGTGTGGCGCTGGCGCAACGACCATCTCGTCGCCACCCGGCGGGCGATGGGCGCCAAGGCCGGTACCGGCGGCTCCGCCGGGGTCGCCTGGCTGGAGAAGCGGGCGCAGAAGAACGTGTTCCCCGAGCTGTGGACGGCGAGGTCCCATGTCTGAGCTGCTGCCCTCGAAGACGGAGGTCGCCGCGGGACTGGACTCACGCGACGAACTCGCCAAGGTACGCGCCAAGTTCGTGCTCGACTACGGCGTCACCTACCTGGACGGGAACTCGCTCGGCGCGCTGCCCGCGTCCGTCCCCGGCCGGCTCGACGACGTCGTGCGCCGGGAGTGGGGCGAGCTGCGCATCCGGTCCTGGGACGAGAGCGGCTGGTGGACCGCGCCCGAGCGGATCGGTGACCTTATCGCTCCGCTGGTGGGTGCGGCGGCCGGACAGGTCGTCGTAGGCGACTCGACAAGTGTCAATGTTTTCAAGGCACTTGTGGGTGCTGTCAGGCTGGCGGAGGGTGGTGAGGGGAGTGGTCGTGACGAGATTCTCGTCGATGCCAACACCTTTCCCACCGACGGTTACATCGCCGAGTCCGCCGCCCGGATGACCGGTTGCACCCTGCGTGCGCTCGAACCGGGCGCTGTGGCAGGGGAGTTGAGTGAGCGTACCGCCGCTGTCCTGCTCAACCACGTCGACTACCGCACGGGTCGGCTGCACGACCTGCCCGCCCTCACGGCCGCTATCCACGCGTCCGGTGCCCTGGCCGTCTGGGACCTGTGCCACAGCGCGGGCGCCCTGCCGGTCGGGCTGGACGAGCACGGGGTGGACCTCGCCGTGGGGTGTACCTACAAGTACCTGAACGGCGGGCCCGGTTCGCCCGCCTATCTGTACGTCCGTCAGGAGCATCAGGAGCGGTTCGACTCGCCCCTGCCGGGCTGGACCTCGCACGCCGACCCCTTCGGCATGCGGCCGGAGTACGCCCCCGCCCCGGGTGCGACACGTGGGCGCGTCGGTACGCCGGACATCCTCTCGATGCTCGCGCTGGAGTCGGCGCTGGAGGTGTGGGAGGGGGTCGACATCGACGCCGTACGGGCCAAGTCCCTCGCCCTGACCGACTTCTTCCTGGAGTGCGTCGACGAGTACGTCCCGGAGGGGCGCGTCGAGTCGGTGACGCCGGACGCGCATGCCGAGCGCGGGAGTCAGATCGCGCTGCGGTGCTCCGACGCCGGTGAGGTGATGGCGCG from Streptomyces sp. B21-083 carries:
- the kynU gene encoding kynureninase encodes the protein MSELLPSKTEVAAGLDSRDELAKVRAKFVLDYGVTYLDGNSLGALPASVPGRLDDVVRREWGELRIRSWDESGWWTAPERIGDLIAPLVGAAAGQVVVGDSTSVNVFKALVGAVRLAEGGEGSGRDEILVDANTFPTDGYIAESAARMTGCTLRALEPGAVAGELSERTAAVLLNHVDYRTGRLHDLPALTAAIHASGALAVWDLCHSAGALPVGLDEHGVDLAVGCTYKYLNGGPGSPAYLYVRQEHQERFDSPLPGWTSHADPFGMRPEYAPAPGATRGRVGTPDILSMLALESALEVWEGVDIDAVRAKSLALTDFFLECVDEYVPEGRVESVTPDAHAERGSQIALRCSDAGEVMARLVERGVVGDFRRPDVLRFGFTPLYVGFADVERAARVLGEVVAG
- a CDS encoding tryptophan 2,3-dioxygenase family protein, with protein sequence MSLQAQPPEASEPETPHLDFAGTTPYEDYVQADVLTHLQHTLSDDPGEMVFLVTTQVMELWFTVIVHEWETAAKALRGDDVPTAVAALKRSVRELEALNASWRPLAQLTPAQFNSYRAALGEGSGFQSAMYRRMEFLLGDKSASMLVPHRAAPRVYAELEKALHEPSLYDEVLRLLDRRGYAVPDAVLSRDVSQRYEPSAEVEATWTALYSGDPEAELARLGEALTNVAELVWRWRNDHLVATRRAMGAKAGTGGSAGVAWLEKRAQKNVFPELWTARSHV
- the fbaA gene encoding class II fructose-bisphosphate aldolase — translated: MPIATPEVYSEMLDRAKAGKFAYPAINVTSTQTLHAALRGFAEAESDGIIQISTGGAEFLGGQFSKEMVTGSVALAEFAHIVAEKYPVTVALHTDHCPKDKLDGYVRPLIAVSEERVKAGRNPLFQSHMWDGSAETLADNLSIAQELLARAAAAKIILEVEITPTGGEEDGVSHEINDSLYTTVDDALRTVEALGLGEKGRYLLAASFGNVHGVYKPGNVVLRPDLLKELNEGVAAKYGRPAGSQPFDFVFHGGSGSSAEEIATALENGVVKMNLDTDTQYAFTRPVADHMFRNYDGVLKVDGEVGSKSTYDPRTWGKLAEASMAARVVVATQDLRSAGTKIK
- a CDS encoding MFS transporter, translated to MSDVRLSSPQGRWILLTTVLGSSMALLDSTVVNVALPRIGRDLDADLAALQWTVNAYMLTLAGLILLGGSLGDRYGRRKVFVIGVVWFAVASLLCGLAPNAGVLVAARALQGIGGALLTPGSLALIQASFHPDDRGRAVGLWSGFGGIGAAVGPFLGGWLVDGPGWRWVFLLNVPVALLCAPIAVRHVPESGDGRTRHGRFDVLGAVLGALALALVTYALIEARSGSVFVVLVAVVGVAVGVAFVYVERRRAEDAMMPLDIFASRQFTAVNLVTLCVYAAFGGFFFLSALQLQVVAGFSALGAGTALLPTTALMLLLSARSGELAERIGPRVPLTVGPLLCAAGMLLMLRVGPGASYVADVLPAVLVLGLGMVTLVAPLTSSVLASVGTERAGLASGVNNAAARAAGLVAVAALPLVTGMGAEAYRSGALFDEAFGRAMVVCAGILVVGSVVAFVTVRRPGVGCAAPECRTHGCVTAPPLEGVGAVEEGEGDRPLGAVPPGPPSA
- a CDS encoding DUF3151 domain-containing protein encodes the protein MSLHENLLGGPPPTHLPDYPEPRELLAGGTAPADVAAKYPTSSLAWAQLADDAFERGSVVESYAYARTGYHRGLDSLRRAGWKGHGPVPWEHEPNRGFLRALHALARAAGSIGEQEEYERCTQFLKDSSPTAAQTLGQ